The Oryza glaberrima chromosome 9, OglaRS2, whole genome shotgun sequence genome includes a window with the following:
- the LOC127785055 gene encoding aspartic proteinase-like protein 1 encodes MRLLVLLLLLLLLAAAAAAAEAATLSARMVHRLSDEARLAAGSREGRRRPRRGSRDYFRVLVRSNLQRQKRRVGGKYQLLSLSQGGSIFPSGNDLGWLYYTWVDVGTPNTSFLVALDAGSDLFWVPCDCIQCAPLSSYHGSLYQKRKRGN; translated from the exons ATGCGCCTCCTGGTGctactcctgctgctgctgctgctcgccgcggcggcagcggcggcggaagcggcgacGCTGTCGGCGAGGATGGTGCACCGGCTGTCCGATGAGGCTCGGCTCGCGGCGGGCTCGCGTGAGGGCCGGCGCAGGCCCCGTCGCGGGAGCAGGGATTACTTCCGCGTGCTGGTGCGGAGCAACCTCCAGCGGCAGAAGCGGCGGGTCGGCGGCAAGTACcagctcctctccctctcccaggGCGGCAGTATCTTCCCCTCCGGCAACGACTTGGGCTG GTTATACTACACTTGGGTGGACGTTGGGACGCCAAATACTTCCTTCCTGGTCGCATTGGATGCTGGAAGTGACTTGTTTTGGGTGCCTTGTGATTGTATCCAATGTGCGCCGTTGTCCAGCTACCATGGAAGTTTG TAccagaagagaaagagaggcaaCTAG